In Microbacterium foliorum, the following proteins share a genomic window:
- a CDS encoding glutamate-1-semialdehyde 2,1-aminomutase: MTDRNDDLFSAARTVIPGGVNSPVRAYGSVGGTPRFLASAKGATVTDAAGNEYVDLVASWGPALLGHAHPEVVAAVQEAATRGLSFGAPTEGEVELAQLIADRVRFGEIRPVERVRLVSTGTEATMTAIRLARGATGRDLLVKFAGHYHGHSDGLLAAAGSGVATLALPGSAGVPAPIAAQTLVIDYNDPDALAAVFAEHGDRIAAVIVEAAAANMGVVPPLPGFNRLLAETAHAHGALLILDEVLTGFRVHSAGFWGLQAAAGEEYLPDIITFGKVVGGGMPLAALGGRAEVMDLLAPLGPVYQAGTLSGNPLSVAAGLATLRLATPEVYTAVDAAAARVSSALEAALADAGVAHAVAHAGNLFSASFRASAPRTYAEAQAQESFRYAPFFHAMREQGVALPPSVFEAWFLTAAHGKEELQRIEAALPIAARAAAAAARGV, from the coding sequence GTGACCGACCGCAATGACGACCTGTTCTCCGCTGCCCGCACGGTGATCCCCGGTGGCGTGAACTCGCCGGTGCGTGCGTACGGCTCTGTCGGCGGCACGCCGCGCTTCCTCGCCTCGGCGAAGGGCGCGACGGTCACGGATGCCGCGGGCAACGAGTACGTCGACCTCGTCGCGTCGTGGGGACCGGCGCTGCTCGGCCACGCGCACCCTGAGGTCGTCGCCGCCGTGCAGGAGGCAGCCACACGAGGACTCTCGTTCGGCGCCCCGACCGAGGGCGAGGTGGAACTCGCTCAGCTGATCGCCGACCGTGTGCGGTTCGGAGAGATCCGGCCCGTCGAACGAGTGCGGCTCGTATCGACCGGCACCGAAGCCACCATGACGGCCATCCGCCTCGCGCGCGGTGCCACCGGACGCGACCTGCTGGTCAAGTTCGCCGGCCACTACCACGGGCATTCCGACGGTCTCCTCGCCGCGGCCGGCTCGGGCGTCGCGACTCTCGCTCTGCCCGGCTCTGCGGGGGTGCCCGCGCCGATCGCCGCGCAGACCCTCGTGATCGACTACAACGACCCCGACGCGCTGGCCGCGGTGTTCGCCGAGCACGGTGACCGCATCGCGGCGGTGATCGTCGAGGCCGCAGCCGCGAACATGGGCGTGGTTCCGCCGCTGCCGGGGTTCAACCGGCTGCTGGCCGAGACCGCCCATGCGCATGGTGCTCTGCTGATCCTTGACGAGGTGCTGACGGGCTTCCGCGTGCACTCCGCAGGCTTCTGGGGACTCCAGGCTGCGGCCGGCGAGGAATACCTGCCCGACATCATCACGTTCGGCAAGGTCGTCGGCGGCGGCATGCCCCTGGCCGCGCTCGGTGGACGTGCTGAGGTCATGGATCTGCTCGCTCCTCTGGGGCCGGTGTACCAGGCCGGCACACTGTCGGGCAATCCGCTCTCGGTCGCCGCTGGCCTCGCGACCTTGCGCCTGGCGACCCCCGAGGTCTACACGGCCGTCGACGCCGCCGCAGCCAGGGTCTCCAGCGCTCTGGAGGCCGCTCTCGCGGACGCCGGCGTCGCCCACGCCGTCGCACACGCGGGGAACCTCTTCAGCGCCTCCTTCCGGGCTTCGGCGCCCCGCACGTATGCCGAGGCGCAGGCTCAGGAGTCGTTCCGGTACGCGCCGTTCTTCCACGCGATGCGCGAGCAGGGAGTCGCGCTGCCGCCGAGCGTGTTCGAGGCCTGGTTCCTCACAGCCGCGCACGGCAAGGAAGAGCTTCAGCGCATCGAAGCGGCGCTGCCGATCGCTGCACGCGCCGCCGCTGCGGCGGCTCGCGGCGTCTGA
- the hemB gene encoding porphobilinogen synthase, which translates to MSFPDIRLRRLRQSPAVRGLVRETSLEPRQLVLPLFVREGITEAAPIGSMPGVAQHSLDSLRAAAVEAAEAGVGGVMLFGVPAVRDAQGSGADDPKGILNVATEALAAEVGDALVVQTDLCLDEFTDHGHCGVLAADGSVDNDATLERYASMALAQARAGSQLLGLSGMMDGQVAVIREALDSKGFTDTLLLAYAAKYASAFYGPFREAVDSQLKGDRRTYQLDPGNRREGVREAVVDEQEGADIVMVKPAMAFLDVLREVRDTVHIPVWAYQVSGEYAMIEAAAANGWIDRRASILESLLSIRRAGADVVLTYWATEAARWLRH; encoded by the coding sequence GTGAGCTTCCCCGATATCCGACTGCGTCGCCTGAGGCAGTCTCCTGCCGTCCGTGGCCTGGTGCGGGAGACCTCTCTCGAGCCGCGGCAGCTGGTGCTGCCGCTGTTCGTCCGCGAGGGGATCACCGAGGCTGCGCCGATCGGGTCGATGCCCGGCGTCGCGCAGCATTCGCTCGACTCTCTGCGGGCCGCCGCAGTCGAGGCCGCCGAGGCGGGTGTCGGCGGTGTGATGCTGTTCGGAGTTCCGGCCGTCAGAGATGCTCAGGGCTCGGGCGCCGACGACCCGAAGGGCATTCTGAACGTGGCCACCGAGGCGCTCGCGGCCGAGGTCGGCGATGCCCTCGTCGTGCAGACCGACCTGTGCCTCGACGAGTTCACCGACCACGGTCACTGCGGCGTGCTCGCGGCAGACGGCTCGGTCGACAACGATGCAACTCTCGAGCGCTACGCGTCGATGGCGCTCGCTCAGGCTCGAGCCGGTTCTCAGCTGCTCGGCCTGTCGGGAATGATGGACGGCCAGGTCGCCGTCATCCGCGAGGCGCTCGATTCCAAGGGCTTCACCGACACGCTCCTTCTCGCCTACGCCGCGAAGTACGCGAGTGCGTTCTACGGCCCGTTCCGTGAGGCCGTGGATTCGCAGCTGAAAGGCGACCGCCGCACGTACCAGCTCGACCCGGGCAACCGCCGCGAGGGTGTGCGGGAGGCTGTCGTCGACGAGCAGGAGGGCGCCGACATCGTCATGGTGAAGCCGGCCATGGCCTTCCTCGACGTGCTGCGCGAGGTGCGCGACACTGTGCATATTCCGGTGTGGGCATACCAGGTCTCCGGCGAGTACGCGATGATCGAGGCCGCCGCGGCGAACGGATGGATCGACCGCCGCGCGTCGATCCTCGAGTCGCTGCTCTCGATCCGCCGAGCCGGTGCCGATGTCGTCCTGACCTACTGGGCGACCGAGGCCGCGCGTTGGCTGCGCCACTGA
- a CDS encoding uroporphyrinogen-III synthase, which produces MTNSKQDRPLDGWRILVPRGGPWGDGVAASLRSRGAVPVVAPLINFAATTDQAALDVALTRLAAGEYDWLTVTSATTVDVMFAHRAVVPRRTKIAAVGETTAAALQAVGYEVAMVPDEDNSAAGMAEQLIALEAEPRRILALRSEIAKPVLSVLLQEAGHDVDSVVAYRTVGVPVTDRIKRDVENGRINAILITSGSVAEQVREQFPLIPDETLLAAIGPRTAKDADKAGLPITVVADRQTVDALIDAVSSYTLPHAADELAP; this is translated from the coding sequence ATGACCAATTCGAAGCAGGACCGGCCGCTCGACGGCTGGCGCATCCTCGTACCCCGCGGAGGCCCGTGGGGCGACGGCGTCGCCGCCAGTCTGCGTTCGCGGGGAGCGGTGCCCGTCGTCGCGCCGCTGATCAACTTCGCGGCCACCACCGATCAGGCCGCGCTCGACGTGGCACTGACCCGGCTGGCCGCCGGAGAGTACGACTGGCTGACGGTGACGAGCGCGACGACCGTCGACGTGATGTTCGCGCACCGCGCGGTGGTGCCGCGTCGTACGAAGATCGCGGCGGTCGGCGAGACCACCGCGGCCGCTCTGCAGGCGGTCGGGTACGAAGTGGCGATGGTGCCCGACGAAGACAACTCGGCGGCGGGCATGGCTGAGCAGCTCATCGCCCTCGAGGCCGAACCGCGTCGCATCCTGGCGCTGCGCAGCGAGATCGCGAAGCCCGTGCTCAGCGTCCTGCTGCAGGAGGCCGGTCACGACGTCGACAGCGTCGTCGCCTACCGAACCGTCGGCGTGCCGGTCACCGACCGCATCAAGCGCGACGTCGAGAACGGACGCATCAACGCGATCCTGATCACGAGCGGTTCGGTCGCCGAGCAGGTGCGCGAGCAGTTCCCCCTGATCCCGGATGAGACCCTGCTCGCGGCGATCGGTCCGCGGACCGCGAAGGATGCCGACAAGGCGGGTCTGCCGATCACGGTCGTCGCCGATCGTCAGACGGTCGACGCGCTCATCGATGCCGTATCGAGCTACACCCTTCCGCACGCGGCGGACGAGCTGGCGCCGTGA
- the hemC gene encoding hydroxymethylbilane synthase, whose translation MSTQSHTAVPIRLGTRRSALAQAQSGHVAAALEKISGRPVELVPITSEGDTNRASLSEIGGQGIFATRLREALLAGECDFLVHSLKDLPTAIPEGLVIAATPVREDARDVAITRGGTPLHQLRSGSKVGTGSPRRIAQVHRRAPRAEVVDIRGNVDSRLQRVASGELDAVILAAAGLSRLGTDSPLHREELGLSEWPTAPGQGSLAVETRSDAPVELLAALAELDDHDTRLAITVERGILEGLDSGCQAPMAAHAVVNGDEIRVRTVVYSTDGGRRIGLDVTETLNGEYIRRNGSGNGADAAGGADPMRTAREFGLSVAHRLLEQGAADLVSREHSSS comes from the coding sequence ATGAGCACTCAGAGTCACACAGCCGTCCCGATCCGACTGGGCACCCGCCGCAGCGCGCTGGCGCAGGCGCAGTCGGGTCATGTCGCCGCCGCCCTCGAGAAGATCTCGGGTCGGCCCGTCGAGCTCGTGCCGATCACCAGCGAAGGCGACACGAATCGTGCGTCACTGTCGGAGATCGGCGGCCAGGGCATCTTCGCCACACGTCTGCGTGAGGCGCTGCTCGCCGGGGAGTGCGACTTCCTGGTGCACTCGCTCAAGGACCTGCCCACGGCGATCCCCGAGGGGCTGGTCATCGCGGCCACTCCGGTGCGTGAGGACGCCCGTGATGTCGCGATCACGCGCGGAGGCACCCCGCTGCACCAGCTGCGCTCCGGCAGCAAGGTGGGCACCGGATCTCCCCGTCGCATCGCTCAGGTGCACCGCAGGGCGCCGCGCGCGGAGGTCGTCGACATCCGCGGCAACGTCGATTCGCGTCTGCAGCGGGTCGCATCCGGCGAGCTGGATGCTGTCATCCTCGCTGCCGCCGGTCTGTCGCGCCTCGGGACCGACTCGCCGCTTCACCGTGAGGAGCTGGGTCTCTCCGAGTGGCCGACCGCTCCCGGACAGGGTTCGCTCGCGGTCGAGACGCGCTCCGACGCTCCGGTTGAGCTGCTCGCCGCACTCGCTGAACTCGACGACCACGACACCCGACTGGCCATCACGGTAGAACGAGGAATCCTCGAAGGACTCGACTCCGGATGCCAGGCTCCGATGGCCGCTCATGCTGTCGTCAACGGCGATGAGATCCGTGTCAGAACGGTCGTCTACTCGACCGACGGCGGACGCCGGATCGGCCTCGACGTCACGGAGACTCTGAACGGGGAGTATATTCGTCGGAACGGCAGCGGCAATGGAGCGGATGCTGCCGGTGGTGCAGACCCGATGCGCACAGCACGCGAGTTCGGGTTGTCTGTCGCCCATCGGCTGCTCGAGCAAGGGGCGGCCGACCTCGTCTCCCGAGAGCATTCCTCATCATGA
- the hemQ gene encoding hydrogen peroxide-dependent heme synthase, whose protein sequence is MSDAREENPSGFTLWAVWRRNPDIAVTESDSTELETIVSYIEDSGVTVRGFYDVSGLKADADLLVWLHGDTAEDLQKALRRLRRTELLRTLLPVWNVMGVHRDAEFNRAHVPGFLRGVEPKDWLCLYPFVRTPEWYLAPEEERRKMLADHGRKGAAFTGVIANTVAAFALGDYEWILPLEADEVTELVDLMRDLRYTDARLYVKEEIPFYTGRRLRFDEIADVLQ, encoded by the coding sequence ATGTCCGATGCACGCGAAGAGAACCCGTCCGGTTTCACCCTTTGGGCCGTCTGGCGACGAAACCCCGATATCGCGGTCACCGAGTCCGATTCCACGGAGCTCGAGACGATCGTGTCCTACATCGAGGACTCCGGCGTCACGGTCCGCGGCTTCTACGACGTCTCAGGCCTGAAGGCCGACGCCGACCTGCTGGTGTGGCTGCACGGCGACACGGCGGAAGACCTGCAGAAGGCTCTGCGGCGCCTGAGGCGCACCGAGCTGCTGCGCACCCTGCTGCCCGTCTGGAACGTCATGGGTGTGCACCGCGATGCTGAGTTCAATCGTGCGCACGTGCCGGGGTTCCTCCGCGGAGTCGAGCCCAAGGACTGGCTGTGCCTGTACCCGTTCGTGCGCACGCCCGAGTGGTATCTCGCACCGGAGGAGGAGCGTCGCAAGATGCTCGCCGATCACGGTCGCAAGGGGGCCGCGTTCACGGGCGTCATCGCCAACACGGTCGCCGCGTTCGCCCTGGGCGACTACGAGTGGATCCTGCCGCTCGAAGCCGATGAGGTCACCGAGCTGGTCGACCTCATGCGTGACCTGCGCTACACCGACGCGCGTCTCTACGTGAAGGAGGAGATCCCGTTCTACACGGGCCGTCGCCTCCGGTTCGACGAGATCGCGGACGTGCTGCAGTAG
- a CDS encoding phage holin family protein, whose translation MPRGYRDRAEDSLLSLIGDLPELISSLVKAEIDAAKTWISKTAKDAGIGSVWFLVALFFLFWAVPVILVFAIAGLSSWWPVWLSALAVFGILILAVLLFALLGILKFRKVLARKNPAQAVGEDIRLVKEAGYDEL comes from the coding sequence ATGCCCCGCGGATACCGCGATCGTGCCGAGGACAGCCTGCTGTCCCTGATCGGCGATCTTCCCGAACTCATCAGCAGCCTCGTCAAGGCCGAGATCGATGCGGCCAAGACATGGATCTCGAAGACCGCGAAGGACGCGGGGATCGGCTCGGTCTGGTTCCTCGTCGCTCTCTTCTTCCTGTTCTGGGCCGTTCCGGTGATCCTGGTCTTCGCGATCGCCGGGCTGTCGTCGTGGTGGCCCGTCTGGCTCTCCGCGCTGGCCGTGTTCGGAATCCTGATCCTCGCCGTGCTGCTGTTCGCGCTGCTCGGCATCCTGAAGTTCCGCAAGGTGCTCGCTCGCAAGAACCCCGCCCAGGCGGTGGGCGAGGACATCAGACTCGTGAAGGAAGCCGGCTATGACGAACTCTGA
- the hemG gene encoding protoporphyrinogen oxidase: protein MPSNPANRESSPAESATLAARAATRHIIVIGGGVGGLIAARECVKVGMHVTVLEASDAVGGAIRQAEIDGVVVDAGAESYATRGGRVRALLTELGLTDHIVAPAAGSAWLAGIPGIGAAPLPVGGILGIPSNPFQEDVRRIIGWSGVWRAYLDRVRPPLTIGHNQSLGKLVSSRMGVKVRDRLVAPVTTGVYSASPEDVDVDIAAPGLNAALTRVGSLSGAVQALRDESAARAAQAAAAQAPGAAVEGLAGGMMVLIDALVADIEKLGGVVRTGGRVTEITQSAASWTVRAEGQPLADADADAVASAEPAPEELEFTADGVVLATSEAVARSLLEIIAPALAETAVADAPEIEIVTLLLQASALQGAPRGTGVLTVPGSHTAKALTHSTAKWEWLRAAAGDRHLVRVSFGAQGEPAATAGLDDDEAARLALREASALLGVPLAAGDLIGSHRSRFVQSQPASIIGSGERREAARSAIQGVPGLAAVGAWLAGTGLAQVIPDAREEADRLRRSLLWD, encoded by the coding sequence ATGCCGTCGAACCCCGCGAACCGTGAGTCGTCCCCAGCCGAGTCCGCGACTCTGGCAGCCCGCGCGGCCACGCGCCACATCATCGTCATCGGCGGAGGCGTCGGGGGACTGATCGCGGCGCGCGAGTGCGTCAAGGTCGGCATGCACGTCACGGTGCTCGAGGCGTCGGATGCCGTCGGCGGCGCGATCCGTCAGGCCGAGATCGACGGTGTCGTCGTGGATGCCGGGGCGGAGAGCTATGCGACCAGGGGCGGCCGAGTGCGCGCTCTCCTGACCGAACTCGGCCTCACCGATCACATCGTCGCCCCCGCGGCCGGCAGCGCATGGCTGGCGGGCATCCCCGGCATCGGGGCCGCACCGCTGCCGGTCGGCGGAATCCTCGGCATCCCGAGCAATCCGTTCCAGGAGGACGTGCGGCGCATCATCGGCTGGTCCGGTGTGTGGCGTGCGTACCTCGACCGCGTGCGTCCGCCTCTCACGATCGGCCACAATCAGAGTCTCGGCAAGCTGGTGTCCTCGCGCATGGGTGTCAAGGTGCGAGACCGGTTGGTGGCTCCGGTGACGACAGGCGTGTACTCGGCGTCGCCCGAAGACGTCGACGTCGACATCGCTGCGCCCGGGCTCAACGCCGCCCTCACGCGCGTCGGTTCGCTGTCGGGCGCTGTGCAGGCTCTGCGTGACGAGAGCGCGGCGCGTGCGGCACAGGCCGCTGCGGCGCAGGCGCCCGGTGCTGCCGTCGAGGGCCTCGCCGGCGGCATGATGGTCCTGATCGACGCACTGGTCGCCGACATCGAGAAGCTCGGCGGCGTCGTCCGCACGGGCGGCCGGGTGACCGAGATCACGCAGTCCGCCGCGAGCTGGACCGTGCGTGCCGAGGGGCAACCGCTCGCCGATGCGGATGCGGATGCTGTTGCTAGTGCGGAGCCGGCCCCGGAGGAGCTCGAGTTCACCGCCGACGGCGTCGTGCTGGCGACCTCGGAGGCGGTGGCGCGGAGTCTGCTCGAGATCATCGCACCTGCTCTCGCCGAGACCGCGGTGGCGGATGCGCCGGAGATCGAGATCGTGACGCTGCTGCTGCAGGCCTCTGCGCTGCAGGGCGCACCTCGGGGCACAGGCGTGCTGACCGTCCCCGGCAGCCACACCGCGAAGGCGCTCACGCACTCGACGGCGAAGTGGGAGTGGCTCCGGGCGGCCGCCGGCGATCGGCACCTGGTGCGCGTCTCGTTCGGCGCCCAGGGAGAACCGGCAGCGACCGCAGGCCTCGACGATGACGAGGCCGCGCGTCTCGCGCTCCGCGAAGCATCCGCTCTCCTCGGCGTCCCGCTCGCGGCCGGCGATCTCATCGGTTCCCACCGCTCGCGGTTCGTGCAATCGCAGCCCGCGTCGATCATCGGCTCCGGTGAGCGACGAGAGGCGGCACGATCGGCGATCCAGGGCGTTCCCGGCCTTGCAGCGGTGGGTGCGTGGCTCGCCGGCACCGGACTCGCGCAGGTGATCCCCGATGCGCGAGAAGAAGCCGATCGGCTGCGGCGGTCACTGCTCTGGGACTGA
- a CDS encoding metalloregulator ArsR/SmtB family transcription factor has translation MTDNASDIFAALAHPTRRQILQDLKDGELAAGEIASRFSASGPTISRHLSVLRQAGLISERRDANRILYSLVGERLALSVGDFLSTVCPEQMVLREVRKRGSGRAPTAAVEA, from the coding sequence ATGACAGACAATGCGTCAGACATCTTCGCGGCATTGGCCCATCCGACGCGTCGTCAGATCCTGCAGGACCTCAAGGACGGCGAGCTCGCGGCGGGCGAGATCGCTTCGCGGTTCTCGGCGAGCGGCCCCACGATCTCGCGTCACCTGAGCGTGCTGCGTCAGGCGGGCCTCATCAGCGAGCGTCGCGATGCCAACCGCATCCTGTACTCACTCGTCGGCGAGCGTCTCGCGCTCTCTGTCGGCGACTTCCTCTCGACGGTGTGCCCCGAGCAGATGGTGCTCCGCGAGGTGCGCAAGCGCGGCTCCGGACGCGCCCCCACCGCGGCCGTCGAGGCCTGA
- the hemE gene encoding uroporphyrinogen decarboxylase, whose amino-acid sequence MALSDAPLLRALTGPRPEHAPVWFMRQAGRSLPEYRELRVGTRMLDACLTPDLAAEITLQPVRRHGVDAAVFFSDIVIPLRLAGVEVEIEAGRGPVFANPVRTAADVDRITAIDPLSLDGTAIAEAVGIVTAELGDTPLIGFAGAPFTLAAYLVEGGPSKEHLRARAMMHADPDSWNRLAGWLAQVSRRFLEIQRDAGASVVQLFDSWAGSLSTADYRAFVAPHSRVALDGIGVPSIHFGVGTGPFLDDMRLGGIADGVGVDWRLPLDEAAAILGPDVSVQGNIDPALLFAPWPVLEAHVRDVVERGRAARGHIVNLGHGVPPETDPDQLTRIVELVHSI is encoded by the coding sequence ATGGCCCTCTCCGACGCTCCGCTGCTGCGCGCCCTCACCGGCCCCCGACCCGAGCATGCCCCCGTGTGGTTCATGCGACAGGCCGGCCGATCGCTGCCCGAGTACCGCGAGCTGCGGGTCGGAACACGCATGCTCGACGCCTGCCTCACGCCTGACCTCGCCGCCGAGATCACTCTGCAGCCGGTGCGACGCCACGGCGTCGACGCCGCGGTGTTCTTCAGCGACATCGTGATCCCGCTGCGCCTGGCCGGCGTGGAGGTCGAGATCGAAGCCGGCCGTGGCCCCGTGTTCGCGAACCCCGTGCGCACCGCGGCCGATGTCGATCGCATCACGGCGATCGATCCCCTCTCGCTCGACGGCACCGCGATCGCCGAGGCCGTGGGCATCGTCACCGCAGAGCTGGGGGACACCCCGCTGATCGGCTTCGCCGGCGCTCCGTTCACACTGGCCGCGTACCTCGTCGAGGGCGGCCCGTCGAAGGAGCACCTGCGCGCCCGCGCCATGATGCACGCCGACCCCGACTCGTGGAATCGTCTGGCGGGGTGGCTCGCGCAGGTCTCGCGCCGGTTCCTCGAGATCCAGCGCGACGCCGGAGCATCCGTGGTGCAGCTGTTCGACTCGTGGGCCGGATCCCTGAGCACCGCCGACTACCGCGCCTTCGTCGCCCCGCACTCTCGTGTCGCACTCGACGGCATCGGCGTGCCCAGCATCCACTTCGGCGTGGGCACCGGCCCCTTCCTCGATGACATGCGCCTGGGCGGAATCGCCGACGGCGTCGGCGTCGACTGGCGCCTGCCGCTCGACGAGGCTGCGGCGATCCTCGGGCCCGACGTCTCCGTGCAGGGCAACATCGACCCCGCGCTGCTCTTCGCGCCGTGGCCGGTGCTCGAGGCGCACGTGCGCGACGTGGTCGAGCGCGGGCGCGCGGCCCGAGGCCACATCGTCAACCTCGGACACGGTGTTCCGCCCGAGACCGACCCCGATCAGCTCACCCGCATCGTCGAGCTGGTGCACTCGATCTGA
- a CDS encoding glutamyl-tRNA reductase, producing the protein MLLVVTASHKTAPFELLERLSRTPDDVASTVVDMASCVQGAVVLATCNRFEAYVEMDEPVTAAGAIGVEAVLEAVEASTGIRATELDGAYEVHSGRRVAEHLFSVASGLESVVSGEGEIAGQVRRALKAARKEGTTSPELERLFQRASQAQRKVKNVTALGRAGRSLVRLALELADSRIVDWSTERVLLVGTGAYAAVTLATLRERGAVNISVYSPSGRAEKFAAKHGIRAVSAEDYARVASRSSLLITCTTAAAPVLTPEHLQAPTGIAPEGCPVASHNQMVVDLGMPRNVDPAVAALEGVALLDLETISLHAPLEELQATDAARTVVREAADTFHVVGSRQSVTPSVVALRSHMFALLESEIARARARGDDDGKVEQALRHLTGVLLHVPTTRAHELAATGRADDFAAALSTMYGIEPIEPAQASDADDAATA; encoded by the coding sequence GTGCTGCTGGTTGTCACGGCGAGTCACAAGACCGCCCCCTTCGAATTGCTCGAACGCCTGAGCCGCACCCCCGATGACGTCGCCTCCACAGTCGTGGACATGGCGTCCTGCGTGCAGGGTGCGGTCGTTCTTGCTACCTGCAACCGCTTCGAGGCCTACGTCGAGATGGACGAGCCCGTCACCGCAGCAGGTGCGATCGGCGTCGAGGCAGTGCTCGAGGCCGTCGAGGCGTCCACGGGCATCCGCGCCACCGAACTCGACGGCGCCTACGAGGTGCACTCCGGCCGCCGCGTGGCAGAGCACCTCTTCTCCGTCGCATCCGGTCTCGAGTCCGTCGTCTCCGGCGAAGGCGAGATCGCCGGGCAGGTGCGCCGAGCGCTGAAGGCCGCACGCAAGGAGGGCACCACCTCCCCCGAACTCGAACGCCTCTTCCAGCGGGCCAGCCAAGCGCAGCGCAAGGTCAAGAACGTCACGGCGCTCGGCCGCGCCGGCCGCTCACTCGTGCGCCTCGCTCTCGAGCTCGCCGACAGCCGCATCGTCGACTGGTCGACTGAGCGCGTGCTGCTCGTCGGCACCGGTGCCTATGCGGCCGTCACCCTCGCGACGCTCCGCGAACGCGGAGCCGTCAACATCTCGGTGTACTCGCCCTCGGGTCGCGCAGAGAAGTTCGCCGCGAAGCACGGCATCCGTGCGGTCTCCGCAGAGGACTACGCGCGCGTCGCCTCGCGATCGAGCCTGCTGATCACCTGCACGACCGCGGCCGCTCCCGTGCTCACTCCCGAGCACCTGCAGGCGCCGACCGGCATCGCTCCTGAGGGCTGCCCCGTCGCATCCCACAACCAGATGGTCGTCGACCTCGGCATGCCGCGCAACGTCGACCCCGCCGTCGCCGCCCTCGAGGGCGTCGCCCTGCTCGATCTCGAGACCATCAGCCTGCACGCACCGCTCGAGGAGCTGCAGGCGACGGATGCCGCGCGCACCGTCGTGCGCGAAGCAGCCGACACCTTCCACGTCGTCGGCAGCCGGCAGAGCGTCACCCCATCGGTCGTCGCGCTGCGGTCGCACATGTTCGCGCTGCTCGAGTCCGAGATCGCCCGAGCGCGGGCACGGGGCGACGATGACGGCAAGGTCGAGCAGGCCCTGCGCCACCTGACCGGTGTGCTGCTGCACGTGCCGACCACGCGCGCGCACGAGCTCGCCGCCACCGGACGCGCAGACGACTTCGCCGCCGCGCTCTCGACGATGTACGGCATCGAGCCGATCGAGCCCGCGCAGGCGTCTGACGCCGACGACGCCGCGACTGCCTGA
- a CDS encoding apolipoprotein A1/A4/E family protein, giving the protein MLVDPDVISIIIALFAFSATVLGGVSRMLAKQSKALDTRFDSIDERFTKVETELTNVKTDIADVRVEIADLRTELKTDIAELRTELKTDISELRTELKTDISELRTELKTDISELRVELKTEIADVKTELKADIADVRVSIARLEGPLPKLQRI; this is encoded by the coding sequence ATGCTCGTGGATCCCGATGTGATCAGCATCATCATCGCCCTCTTCGCCTTCAGCGCGACCGTGCTCGGCGGGGTCTCCAGGATGCTCGCGAAGCAGTCGAAGGCACTGGACACCCGCTTCGACAGCATCGATGAGAGATTCACGAAAGTCGAGACCGAGCTGACCAACGTCAAGACCGACATCGCTGACGTGAGAGTCGAGATCGCCGACCTTCGCACCGAACTCAAGACCGACATCGCCGAACTCCGCACCGAACTCAAGACCGACATCTCCGAACTCCGCACAGAACTCAAGACCGACATCTCCGAACTCCGCACAGAACTCAAGACCGACATCTCCGAACTCCGGGTCGAACTGAAGACGGAGATCGCTGACGTCAAGACCGAGCTCAAGGCCGACATCGCCGATGTGAGAGTGTCGATCGCACGACTCGAGGGCCCGCTCCCGAAGCTTCAGCGCATCTGA
- a CDS encoding HhH-GPD-type base excision DNA repair protein codes for MALHITGDTAADALLTDNPLALLVGMLLDQQVPMETAFAGPLKIEQRTGATDASTIAAMDPDEFLEAFKTTPAVHRFPGSMATRVQTLCREIVDQWGGDASALWTEGDPSGAEVLKRLKALPGFGEQKAKIFLALLGKQYGFTGAGWREAAGDYGTEGSYRSVADIVSPESLTKVREHKKAMKAAAKANA; via the coding sequence ATGGCCCTTCACATCACCGGAGACACCGCCGCTGACGCTCTGCTCACCGACAACCCGCTCGCGCTTCTGGTCGGGATGCTGCTCGATCAGCAGGTTCCGATGGAGACGGCGTTCGCCGGACCGCTCAAGATCGAGCAGCGCACCGGCGCGACCGACGCCAGCACGATCGCGGCGATGGACCCCGACGAGTTCCTCGAGGCGTTCAAGACGACCCCGGCCGTGCATCGATTCCCGGGCTCGATGGCGACTCGCGTGCAGACGCTATGCCGGGAGATCGTCGATCAGTGGGGCGGAGATGCCTCGGCGCTCTGGACCGAAGGAGACCCGTCAGGCGCCGAGGTGCTCAAGCGGCTCAAGGCGCTGCCCGGCTTCGGCGAGCAGAAGGCGAAGATCTTCCTGGCTCTGCTCGGCAAGCAGTACGGGTTCACCGGCGCAGGATGGCGCGAGGCCGCGGGCGACTACGGCACCGAGGGTTCCTACCGCAGCGTCGCCGACATCGTCTCGCCCGAATCGCTCACCAAGGTGCGCGAACACAAGAAGGCCATGAAGGCCGCGGCGAAGGCGAACGCATGA